Below is a window of Shinella sp. PSBB067 DNA.
TGTTGCGCCTGACTGCTGCGAACGCCGGACTGTCGGGAACTCTTGCCTTGGAAAGCGCCTCGATAGCGCTGGAGGATGACAATGCGGCTGGTACGGCGCATATCCAGGCATCCGGGGCATCCGGGATTGTCTATGGCGACGGCGTTGAAATCGATAATGAAGTGACCATCGCAGATGGCCACACGCTCAATTTGGATGTGGCGGCGGACGAAGCAGCGACCCAGTCCGGGATCATTGACGGGAACGGTCGAATCCATAAAACCGGAACAGGCGAACTCATTCTCGCCGCTGACAATTCCTATTCCGGTGGGACGGTGATTTCCGAAGGAACGCTCGTAGTGGGTGCCGGAGGCGACCAGGGGTGGATCGTTGGCGACGTGGCCAGTTCTGGCAGTTTGATCTTTGATCGTAGCGACGTCGTGACGTTTGCTGGGAATATAATTGGATCTGGGGAGGTCGAGCAGAGAGGTTCCGGCACGCTTATCCTGACAGCCGATAATAACTATAGCGGCGGAACAAAAATAACGTCAGGTGTGATGCAGATCGGTAACGGGGGGACGACTGGATCGATAGTAGGTCCGATCGACAACTCAGGTAAACTTGTATTCGATCGATCTAATACCTTGATTGTTAGAGGAGAGATCGCCGGTACTGGCGGGGTTACCCAGGCGGGTTCTGGCACGGTCATTCTATTGGCTGATAATGGGTATTCCGGCGGAACCACAATTTCGAGCGGAACTCTCCAACTCGGTTTCAGCGGCGAAACCGGGTCGATCCAAGGCGATGTCGTCAACAATGGCGAACTGATTTTCAGCCGTTCGAATGCTGTGAATTTCGAGGACGTAATTTCCGGTTCTGGGAAGCTTCAGATGAACGGTGGCGGGAAGCTGTCGCTCAGCGGAATAAACACCTATTCGGGTACGACAACCATTGCGCAGGGTAGTTCATTGGCCCTCAGCGGTGACGGCAGTATTGCCAATTCTAGCGATGTCGCCGTGGGAGGAATTTTCGATATTTCCGACGCTACAGGCCCAGCGACCATCAAGAGCCTTTCAGGTGCGGGATTAGTTGCGCTTGGTTCACAGAAACTCACGCTGACAGAGGCGAACGGTTCCTTCGCCGGTGTTATTTCGGGTGCCGGGAGTTTCCATATCTCAGCAGGCCAGCAGGTTTTGACTGGCGCCAGTACCTATACAGGTGGAACGAACATCGCATCGGGAGGCGAGCTCATTCTTGGCAACGGAGGGACTGCAGGGTCCATTACCGGAGATGTGACCAACGACGGAATATTGCGGTTCAACCGATCCAACGACGCCATTTTTGCGGGCGTGATTTCGGGAACAGGCTCTATTACGAAATCGGGATCGGGAGCACTCACACTTTCCGGTGATAACTCAGCCTATGCTGGGACGACGGAGGTTGCAGCGGGCACGTTGATCGTCAGCGACAGCCTTGGAGGTTCGATCCAGATCCTATCGGGAGGCGCGCTTTCGGGCAATGGCAGCGTCGGAGCCACAAGCATTGGTACCGGTGGCACGCTCACCCCGGGCGGCGCGGGCGCTATCGCGACAATGAATGTTGGCGGTAACCTAGAGATCGCTTCTGATGCATCCTACGTCGTTAACACGGATGCCGCAGGCAACAGTGACTTCGTTCATGTTTCAGGACAAGCCTCGCTCGGTGGTGGCTCGGTGGTTTCGATTGCAGCTAACGGAAACTGGCTCGTATCAACGAACTATACGATCCTTACGGCAGATGATGGCATCTTAGGAGTATTCGCAGATGAAGCTGTTTCTAATTTTGCCTTCCTTACCCCGACGCTGAGCTACGACCCCAACAACGTCTATCTCAAACTACTTCGTAATGATGTCAGTTTCGGGTCAGTTGGAGCGACTTCCAACCAACGGGCTACGGGCAACGCGATCGATAGCCTTGAAGGTGGGGCTCTTGCCAACGCCCTAGTGGTTCTCTCGGAGGAGGGCGCGCAGAACGCTCTCGACCAGCTTTCTGGTGAGGTCCACGCGTCTGTTACTACGGGTCTTCTGGAAGACAGCCGCTTTGTACGTGAAGCGACTGGACGCCAGTTGCGCGGAGTCTCGGGCAATGAGGCCTCGTTCTGGACCCAGGGCTATGGCTCCTGGGGCACTGTCGATGGTACCGCTGAGGTCTCGGGCTTTGATCGCAATACCGGTGGCATCTTCATCGGGGCGGATGCTCCGGTGTTCGACAACTTCCGGCTGGGCATTGTCGGCGGTTACGGTCACTCGAGCCTGAGACTCGAGGATGGCAAGGGCTCCGCATCGATCGATAGCTACAGCCTTGGTGTTTATGGCGGTGGCGAGTGGAACAATCTTGGGCTTCGCCTCGGTGTCGATAATGCCTGGCACAGTGTCTCGACGAACCGTTCGGTCGGCTTCACTGGGTTCGATGATGCTCTGAAGGCGGACTACCACGCCCGTACCACGCAAGCCTACGGCGACATCGGTTATAAGTTCGATGTGGGTTCTTTCGATCTCGAACCGTTTGCCGGTCTTGCCTACGTCAATGTCGATGCCGGCCATTATGGCGAAACTGGCGGTAGCGCTGCGCTGTCCGGTTCCGGTGCTGATGCTGACGCCACCTTCACGACATTGGGGCTGCGGGCCAGCTCGACCTTCCTCTTGGGAGACGCGATCGTGACGGCCAACGGTATGCTCGGCTGGCGTCACAGCTTCGACGAGGTCAACCCCACGGCGACCCACGCCTTTGCCGCCAGCAATGCATTCACGGTGAGCGGTACGCCGCTGTCGCGTGATGTTGCGGTCATTGAGGCGGGGCTCTCTGCAGCGCTGAGCGCCAATGTCAGCCTCGGCGTGACCTACTCCGGCCAGTTCGGCTCCGGCATCAGCGAACAGGGCGTTCGCGGAAACCTCAACTGGAAATTCTGAGGATTCTTCGCGGCGGGCGTCAGAAGCCCGCCGCAACATACTTCTCTTCTCACAGTTCCGGTGCGGTCGTCGGCAAGGAGTCTTTTTATGAACAAGGCTTTATCTCGTCTCATGGATTCAGCCACCCGCTGTTCCCATTGGTATAGCAGATCCCCACAGAAACATCAGGTAGCACATGCGATTGTACCGGACGTCAATCGTGCATATGCGTCTGACGGAAGGATACGTCGATGAGCGCTCTACGAGATTTTTTGTTCCGAAGAGTATTCCGGGGATCTTTGCGTGGTGCCTCTCCGACTGCCGCCGAAGGCGGACAGTCCGCTTCGCCCGAGTCACCTACGTCAGGTTTTGACAACATTGCGATTCTGTTAGAACGGGCACGAGATGCGTCCGTTTCGATGTCGCACGGGTATAATGGCAGTTCCGTAGCTCTCTCCAATCAGGTGAACGAGCTGTCTGACACTTTATCCGTGCTTTATCCGACCATGACGCGACTCCTTGGGATGAGCCAGGAGTACGAGCGCAAGAGCAAGGAACTGGAGAAGAGCAATCATCAACTCACCTCAAAGCTCCGCGCAGCCGAGGAAGATCTCTCCTGCCATAGGACAAGAGTGGCAGAAGGCGAAGCGCAAATAGAGAGGATCAGTTCGGAGAATAATAACCTAAAGGAGCGTGTTGATACTCTCGAACATGAAATTGCTCGGCAGGGTGAGACCACTCGTCAAACAGAGTCGGCACTATTCAATGAGCGCCGTACCGTTGCTGAATTCGAGGTTTCCAGCAAGATGCTCGAGACGCGTCTAACCAAACGCGAGGCCGAACTATTGATGACGCGATCCGAGATCGCACGCCTCACAAACGATCTTACAGAAACGAGGATGGAGAGCGAGCTGCGACAAAGCAACCTTTCAAGAATGGGTGAGCTGTTGTCTGAAGCTCAGGCTTCTGATGCGCGTCATCAGGCGCTATCGATACAAACCAGCAATGAGTTGGAGACTGTGCGTTCAAGCCTGCGACAAAAAGAGAGGGAAGCGGATGCCGCACGAGCTACCTACGAGGCAGATATTGAGCGCATAAAAGCAGATAACCATGACGCCCAATATAAAGTTGAAGGTTTGCAGTCGAGGGTTTCGACACTTGAACGGTTGCTCAAATCGCAACGCACCAAGCTCGAGAACTCGGGCAGGCACATCGCCTATCTACGTACATCGATGCGCAGCTATCTTGAGGGCAACACCGATCTAACGGACACGGCGGTTGGCTTTGATATGATTGATGAACACGCGGAAGGTGTATTCAACTCGCTTGAGGGAGAGGTCGATAATTCGAAAGATGGAAGCGATGACATGCGTCCAGAGAAGGATTCCACGAACGAAATGGATGAAGGGCGGGTCATTTTGATGGATGCAGCAAGAAAGAAGGTTTGAGGACGTGGTGGCGGATCGGCGCCATTTGGATGCATGACGTGGAGGTGACATGACCTTTGCTTCGAATTCTGGTCCGGATCGTATTAATGATATGTCCAGTTCCGCTATGTTGGCAGTTCATGTCAAGAATTTCGCCGATATAGCGACCGCTTATGGTACGTGGTTCGCTGAGGCATTTCTTGACTCAGTTTGCCATCGAGTGACTGAATATCTCGCCCGTGATGGTATTTCTGTTCTCACTCACGGAGATCATCGTTTCATAGTTGCAGGTCCGCTAGCGGATCACAAGCTCGTTGACGCGATGTTCGCGGCCGCTGGCAGTACCCCAATTATTATCAACGACATCCCTGTACTGCCCGCGCTTTCAGTTCTCGACGCGAATGCGATCTTCATGGTGAAGCCACCTGGGAGTCGGTTAGATAGCGCACAATATCGAACGCTGATGCCAGTGGCAGTCTCAACGTACAATGCATTGGTCACGAAGCGTATGCTCTTAACCTTTCAGCCGATCCGATCCGCTGATCTTGATGCTGAACTCTATTGTGAAGGCTCGGCGCAGATAACATCTGGAGAAATGGGGGAGGGGCCGATTGAGCTAGGCGAGGTTTTACCGGTGATCGAGCGGCTCCACCTCGTTCGTTTACTCGATCATACGGTTGTGCATCAGACGGTAGCCATGCTCCGTTTATTTCCTTCAAGCAGACTGGGTTGCAACATTTCCGCGCAGAGCGCCGTCGGAGATGAACGTTGGTCTTCTCTATTTTCCATTTTACAGGCCGAACCTCGGATAGCGGAGCGGTTTGTAATTGGGATCACAGTAACTTCATCCTTACCCGATCTCGCGGCTGCTCAAGCCTTCCTTAGGGACTTGCAAAAGCTTGGTTGTCAGGTCGCAATCAGTGGATTTGGTGCCGGATCCATCTCGATAAGTGAAGTTGCTGCGCTTGCTCCCGATATCGTCAAAATCGATGGTGCTTTTCTGCGACGATACATTGGACAGATATTTGGTGGAGATTTTTTGCGGTCGCTAAACAGTTTAGCGGCCTGCGTCGCATCAACCGTCGTCCTGGAAGGCGTGGATGACGAGGAATGCCTTCAATTATCCCGCCAGATTGGAGTGCGCTGGTTGCAGGGCCATCACATCAAAGCTGCATCGGTCTCTATCATGGAGCTAGGATTTGGTATCCACCATCCAGCCTGCTCACTTGGCTTGGGAGCAGGTCCGACAAAAGTTCCCTGCACTTCGCAGCGAAGCCAATTGTATCACCGCTAGGAGTGTTTTGACGTCATGCTCGCAGTCTGTAAAAGAATTTTCATAGTTACGGTAGTCGGTGCGACAATGGCTGCCTTCATATTTGGCGCTACGAATGCGGCGACTATTGCAGTCGATTTTAAACCGGCTGAGGATGCTGGGGCGTACACGCCTTTCGAGGGGGCAACCGTGCGGCTCTCGCAAGCTTATCCTCAGGTTGCGGAAAGCGATACGTTGACATCGGGGCTGCCGAACGGGGCTTCTTCTCTGCAAGAACGTTATGAGGATTGGCTGGTCGTCTGCTCAGGGCGGACGGAAAAAGATACCATAGCTAGACGGTGTGCCGTAAGCCAACAACAGGCCAGCCAGCAGACAGGCCAACGTATCCTCTCAATGGAACTCAGTCGTCGTGAGGATGGCCTTGAAGCAAGCTTGTTTCTGCCTTTTGGGCTAATTCTGAATAAGGGGGTCACCCTTCAGGTGGACAATGGCGAAGCCAGTCAACCATTTCCATTCCGGACTTGCCGTTCTGTCGGCTGTGTTGTGCCATTGTGGTTTGATGCGTCTTACGTGGCTGTCTTAAAGCAGGGGGCAACGCTCAAGCTTACCGCTATTGCCGACGGCGAGGTCGCTTCGCTTTTCACAATCTCGCTCAAAGGTTTCAGCGCGGCTGTGGCTCGTCTGAATGCACTCACTGAATAGAGGATGATTGTCAACGGCGGAGTAAAACCCGCCACGCGTGGCCGACTTTTGCACCGCCGCTCTCACAGCGGGCAAAACACGAACGTCTCGGACGAAGGACGCAAGCGAACGCTTGTTGGATCGGGAGCTGGCCGACCTGCCGCCGGAGCTGCGCTGGCGGGAATGGATGTTGCGCGTCGAGGCGGTGATCTTTGTCGCGGCAGAGCCGGTCGGCCGTGAGACACTGGCGCGTGTCGTCGGCAAGGACTGCAGCATCGACCTGCTGATCGACGATCTGCGCGAGGAGCTAGAGTCTGATGCGCTTACATTAAAGCGTACCCAGCGTTGATGAGATAGTTTTGGCATTCGTTTGGGGGGAAGCCTCGGAGCAGCCCTACCAGCGGCTTTCCAAGTTGCCTCGACGGTTCGTTCGGCGGCCGCGCGCATGAGGTGCTTGAGCTTGGCGAAGACCTGTTCGATGGGGTTCAGGCCCGGACTGTATGGGGGCAGGAAGAAGAGCTTTGCTCCTGCCTTGCGGATATTCGTAGCGATTCTGCTCTATCCAGCGCACGATGCGCGGATTGGAGAGAATCTTCGTGACGTAACCCTTTGCAACCGTCAGATGCAGGTTGTCGATACCAAAACTCTCCTCGACCGATTTCACCTGGCTTTGCAGGCTGGCGAGTTCTCGTTCCATTCGCGCTATCTGTTCTGACGTAACCGGGTTACCGCGCGTTGGCTTCTTTTTCCGAGGGTCGACAAGTTGACTCTGGGGTGTTGCCGCCAGCAGCGCCTTCGCGAACATGGTAGAAAAATTGTTCTGGCCGATCATCAGGTCAACGGCCTCGACCTGCCGGATGGGAGCCATCTGCCTGAGGATTTCAAAGGACTTCATTGGGCAACTGGTTTCCCTGAGCATCTCGACCGCATCCTTGCAAATTCCGTCGAGCATACGAAACCGGCGTCGGATGGTGCTGACGTCCAGTTCAAGAGCTTCGGCGATTTTCTCAGCAGGCACGCCCCGATCCATCGCACGGACAATCATGCCATGCTCCTGAACCGCCGACAGACGATTGACGCGCTTGTTGTAGGTGTATGCCTCGTCATCGGTCGAAACGAGGCATTCGACATCGTCACTGCCGACATCTTTCGTCATGCTCGAGAAGTCTGACTTCATCAAACGTACTCCTCATTCGGACCACGGGCGCGTTCAGAACGCCGAGCTGACTCCCTCGGGCAATTAGGTCCTGGAGGCTGCCTCTACAATCGTTGCCGATGCTGAAAAGCGCATTGTCGATGCCGCACGCCGCTCGGTCCTGAGTTTGTCGTAACCATGCTAGTACTGCCGGCAAATGCCCTTCGATAGCGGCAGCTTTCCCAGTTGGTGAGTACGCCGGCCTGAGTTTGGGAGTATACAAGTCTCCCGGACTCAGTGCCTGCAGATTTCCCTACTGATGCGGAAATCATTTCCCCTTGCTGGCTTTGCATACCTTCATCTTGAGGCTTCGAATAACCGTAATGCGGCGCATTGCAGCCATTCATACGTGAATGCAATCACAGGGGAATAATTAGTTGTAAATCGCACAAGTGGAAAATTTGACATTGTTGGGTAAAAAAGTGATTGTATCTGACATTAGGAGATTCCAATGAGCGACGGCCCGCATAGAAGTCTGCCCCTGCGTCCCAAGTATCGGCGTATGGCCGAGCGAGCGTACAAGCCAGCTTTTTCCCTCCAAGAGGTTTGCGAGGCGGCCGAAGCGGCACTTGTCCAGGATGCGTCGATTGAAGTTCGAAACGTTATTCGAGAACTGATTGATATTGTCGATGGAGCGGATCTGTTCAGCAGGCAACTAGATGAGGTGCAGCGTCGTCTTCAAGAGCTTCGCGACGATCCAGCGGTTCATCCCTTGGCGGCAAACGCTATCGACTGCACTGAAATGGCAGTTCGGCAGGGGCTAGAAGGGCGTGCCGCCATTGAGGATGGCATCGCGACGGCACTCTGCGAACGCCTCGATGCAAATGGTCGAACGACTGAGGAGCACTATCTGTCGGAGCGGGGTAACCGAGCGAGCCGAACTATCCGCGATCGCATGACCGACGTCAGTGCCAGTATGAGTGCGGGCGGGTCGTTCACTCGCATAGCTCGATCCCTTATGGGCGATCGCTCCGTACCAGTGCTGAGAGCTCCGGCATCCCGCAGCGGTCTCGACGATGGGGTCGCACTATGAACGTTTTGGGGGGGGAGTTTCCGGTCCTCAGGGTCGCCGTCATTGAAGCACGAGCGATGGCCAAAGAGGGCTGGCAGACCGTTGAAGTGGGCAAATCCATCGTCTTTAAGATGAAGGATCTTGACGACTATAGGACGAAGAACTGGGATAGTAGAATCTATGACTGCCTCGTCCTCATAGCTGCCGTCGAATACTGCGACAAATCCTGCAGGCGACCGGCATGGGGTTGGATGAGGCGGTTCGAACTGAGTGTCCCTGTCCATGATATAGATCGCTGGAACGAGCCGGAAGTTCGTATCTCGCTCGAAGCTGCACTGAAGTTCCTGACTGGTGATGATTGGGCTCTCTCGTTCTATAAACGCACTAGTCCACCAGACGAAGATGTCGGCCGTCAAAGCCGACTGGAGTTGGGGGATGCCTCTCGAACCGTAATGCCTTTCAGCGATGGCCTTGATTCACGAGCGGTGAGCGCGCTCATGACGGCCATTGAACGCCCGGATCGTCTGATACATGTCCGAGTTGGCTCGAAACGGGAAGACAGACCGGTCCGCGACCAGCGCAAGCTCCCATTCCTCAACATCCCGTTCAAGGTGAAGGCTGGCCCGAAAGGCTTCCCCGAGTCGACTGCGCGGACTCGGGGCTTCAAATTTACCTTCCTGAGCGCAATCGCAGCATATTTGCTTGGTACACATGATATCGTGATGCCTGAAAGTGGGCAGGGGGTGCTTGGCCCGTCGCTGGTGCAGACCAGCCATGGCTACGAAGATTATAGAAATCATCCAAGGTTCCTCACCAGGATGGAGCGCGTTGTCGCTGCGTTGTTTGACTACCAGGTCATCTATCGTCTTCCGCGCCTGTGGAAGACGAAAGGAGAAACTCTCCGCGATTTTGCTTCGCTTGAACTGGAACCGAAAGAATGGCTTGAGACGCGTTCATGTTGGCAGCAAAATCGAAACTCCTCTGTGGGTGGTAAATGGCGTCATTGCGGAATTTGCGCCGCCTGCATGCTTCGCCGGCTGAGCTTCCATGCGGCAGGTGTTGACGAACCGAAGGAGAATTACATCTGGGAGAGGCTGGAGGCGTCCAACTTCGCTCAGGGCGCTGCACCGGGCTTCACCAGGATAACAGGCGCGATGGAGCAGTATGCCGTCGCTGGAGCTTTGCACCTTGATCATTTGGCAGATTTGCGCTCTTCACCGGCCCATCGTAAGCGCGTGAGCCGCCATGCTTGGCAGTTGGCTGAAGACTTGGATATGTCGGCCTCCGATGCGGAAGGCGAACTCTTCAACTTGCTGGAGCGGCACGAAATGGAATGGAAGGCATTTATGAGAGATCTCGGACCCAGATCGTTTGTTGCTCAGTGGTTGGCCTGACGCTGATGAGCGGCACTACTGATTACCTCAGCCCGGAAGATGTTGGCGAGCGGATTCGTCTCGCGCGAGAAAATGCTGGCAAAACCCAAGCTGCGGCCGCTGATGCACTGGGTGTT
It encodes the following:
- a CDS encoding autotransporter domain-containing protein; its protein translation is MNMRVQKVCGFNRVNKTGNGTVLRDLLTGVSAAAMIISSSALAYADDLLLYDQDEPLTVGTSITGATSVVQAGAGTLTLTGMNTYTGTTTINDASTLALSGQGRINTSSQVIVNGTLDVSAAASAKVVTLAGSGEVVLGSQSLSITQGSDTFSGVITGTGGLGVQGGTQILIGENTFEGGVGLNQGATLQIGDGGSTGSIVADVTNYGTLAFNRDDTVVYAGTITGPGTLSQMGSGTLVLTGANSGANNVVIAAGGALQLGEGGTTGWAGGVGQNQGTIANDGLLIYNRAGVVSFQGSISGTGVVRQSGDTLELSGNNSYSGGTEIAAGTLRLQSNNAAGTGVISMADGTVLGLVDGLVVENAINLGSGSTTIAVQSGIAELSGGLAGNGAVAVKGGLLRLTAANAGLSGTLALESASIALEDDNAAGTAHIQASGASGIVYGDGVEIDNEVTIADGHTLNLDVAADEAATQSGIIDGNGRIHKTGTGELILAADNSYSGGTVISEGTLVVGAGGDQGWIVGDVASSGSLIFDRSDVVTFAGNIIGSGEVEQRGSGTLILTADNNYSGGTKITSGVMQIGNGGTTGSIVGPIDNSGKLVFDRSNTLIVRGEIAGTGGVTQAGSGTVILLADNGYSGGTTISSGTLQLGFSGETGSIQGDVVNNGELIFSRSNAVNFEDVISGSGKLQMNGGGKLSLSGINTYSGTTTIAQGSSLALSGDGSIANSSDVAVGGIFDISDATGPATIKSLSGAGLVALGSQKLTLTEANGSFAGVISGAGSFHISAGQQVLTGASTYTGGTNIASGGELILGNGGTAGSITGDVTNDGILRFNRSNDAIFAGVISGTGSITKSGSGALTLSGDNSAYAGTTEVAAGTLIVSDSLGGSIQILSGGALSGNGSVGATSIGTGGTLTPGGAGAIATMNVGGNLEIASDASYVVNTDAAGNSDFVHVSGQASLGGGSVVSIAANGNWLVSTNYTILTADDGILGVFADEAVSNFAFLTPTLSYDPNNVYLKLLRNDVSFGSVGATSNQRATGNAIDSLEGGALANALVVLSEEGAQNALDQLSGEVHASVTTGLLEDSRFVREATGRQLRGVSGNEASFWTQGYGSWGTVDGTAEVSGFDRNTGGIFIGADAPVFDNFRLGIVGGYGHSSLRLEDGKGSASIDSYSLGVYGGGEWNNLGLRLGVDNAWHSVSTNRSVGFTGFDDALKADYHARTTQAYGDIGYKFDVGSFDLEPFAGLAYVNVDAGHYGETGGSAALSGSGADADATFTTLGLRASSTFLLGDAIVTANGMLGWRHSFDEVNPTATHAFAASNAFTVSGTPLSRDVAVIEAGLSAALSANVSLGVTYSGQFGSGISEQGVRGNLNWKF
- a CDS encoding EAL domain-containing protein; the protein is MTFASNSGPDRINDMSSSAMLAVHVKNFADIATAYGTWFAEAFLDSVCHRVTEYLARDGISVLTHGDHRFIVAGPLADHKLVDAMFAAAGSTPIIINDIPVLPALSVLDANAIFMVKPPGSRLDSAQYRTLMPVAVSTYNALVTKRMLLTFQPIRSADLDAELYCEGSAQITSGEMGEGPIELGEVLPVIERLHLVRLLDHTVVHQTVAMLRLFPSSRLGCNISAQSAVGDERWSSLFSILQAEPRIAERFVIGITVTSSLPDLAAAQAFLRDLQKLGCQVAISGFGAGSISISEVAALAPDIVKIDGAFLRRYIGQIFGGDFLRSLNSLAACVASTVVLEGVDDEECLQLSRQIGVRWLQGHHIKAASVSIMELGFGIHHPACSLGLGAGPTKVPCTSQRSQLYHR
- a CDS encoding invasion associated locus B family protein, whose translation is MAAFIFGATNAATIAVDFKPAEDAGAYTPFEGATVRLSQAYPQVAESDTLTSGLPNGASSLQERYEDWLVVCSGRTEKDTIARRCAVSQQQASQQTGQRILSMELSRREDGLEASLFLPFGLILNKGVTLQVDNGEASQPFPFRTCRSVGCVVPLWFDASYVAVLKQGATLKLTAIADGEVASLFTISLKGFSAAVARLNALTE
- a CDS encoding 7-cyano-7-deazaguanine synthase, with translation MAKEGWQTVEVGKSIVFKMKDLDDYRTKNWDSRIYDCLVLIAAVEYCDKSCRRPAWGWMRRFELSVPVHDIDRWNEPEVRISLEAALKFLTGDDWALSFYKRTSPPDEDVGRQSRLELGDASRTVMPFSDGLDSRAVSALMTAIERPDRLIHVRVGSKREDRPVRDQRKLPFLNIPFKVKAGPKGFPESTARTRGFKFTFLSAIAAYLLGTHDIVMPESGQGVLGPSLVQTSHGYEDYRNHPRFLTRMERVVAALFDYQVIYRLPRLWKTKGETLRDFASLELEPKEWLETRSCWQQNRNSSVGGKWRHCGICAACMLRRLSFHAAGVDEPKENYIWERLEASNFAQGAAPGFTRITGAMEQYAVAGALHLDHLADLRSSPAHRKRVSRHAWQLAEDLDMSASDAEGELFNLLERHEMEWKAFMRDLGPRSFVAQWLA